A window from Myripristis murdjan chromosome 11, fMyrMur1.1, whole genome shotgun sequence encodes these proteins:
- the gdf6b gene encoding growth/differentiation factor 6-B: MDFHHFTFLYAALVFAWEAPCFHTLAIFLPSGPKSSKVTKLLDGQEASKYFKEFYTPASSERHNKGAPKDLVEPHDYMLSIYKTFSTAEKLGLNASFFRSSKAANTIASFVDNGQDDLPLSPLRRQQYLFDVSTLSEKAEVLGAELRIYTKVSGNFRISETEPVDIQLLSCHDQQLLDSKTLDLQDSHGPKWEVLDVWEIFQERQHLKQGKQFCLELRAVLDNPERELDLHLLGLHRHGRPQQKKAILVVFTRSKKRQTLFSERRDGMALLGVQRKARERGPRTKTSRRRRTTASKNRHGKRHGKKSKSRCSKKPLHVNFRDLGWDDWIIAPLDYEAYHCEGVCDFPLRSHLEPTNHAIIQTLMNSMNPSNMPPSCCAPSKLSPISILYIDSGNNVVYKQYEDMVVESCGCR; encoded by the exons ATGGATTTCCACCACTTCACTTTCCTCTACGCGGCTCTTGTGTTTGCATGGGAAGCCCCCTGTTTTCACACGCTCGCTATTTTCCTGCCGTCCGGCCCCAAGAGCAGCAAGGTGACCAAGCTGCTTGATGGACAAGAGGCGTCCAAATACTTCAAGGAGTTTTACACGCCAGCCTCCAGCGAGAGACACAACAAAGGAGCTCCTAAAGACTTAGTGGAGCCTCACGACTACATGCTCTCTATTTATAAGACTTTCTCCACGGCAGAGAAACTGGGACTCAACGCCAGCTTCTTCCGCTCGTCCAAAGCTGCAAACACCATCGCAAGTTTTGTAGATAATGGACAAG ATGACCTCCCACTCTCCCCTCTGAGGAGACAGCAGTATCTGTTCGACGTCTCAACCCTCTCCGAAAAAGCAGAGGTGCTGGGGGCCGAGCTCAGGATATACACCAAAGTGTCTGGGAATTTCAGGATATCGGAAACAGAGCCCGTCGACATCCAGCTCCTCTCCTGCCACGACCAGCAGCTGCTCGACTCCAAAACGCTGGATCTTCAGGATTCCCACGGGCCCAAATGGGAGGTGCTGGACGTGTGGGAGATATTCCAAGAGCGGCAGCACCTGAAGCAGGGGAAGCAGTTCTGCCTGGAGCTCAGGGCCGTGCTGGACAACCCCGAGAGGGAGCTGGACCTGCACCTCCTGGGTCTGCACAGGCACGGGCGGCCCCAGCAGAAGAAAGCCATCTTAGTGGTCTTCACCAGGTCCAAGAAGAGGCAGACCCTCTTCAGCGAGAGGAGGGACGGCATGGCGCTGCTGGGCGTCCAAAGAAAGGCCAGAGAGAGGGGCCCTCGCACCAAAACCAGCAGGAGACGGAGGACGACGGCGTCCAAAAACCGCCACGGCAAGAGGCACGGTAAGAAGTCCAAGTCGAGGTGCAGCAAAAAGCCGCTGCACGTGAACTTCAGAGACCTGGGCTGGGACGATTGGATCATCGCCCCGCTAGATTACGAGGCGTACCACTGTGAGGGGGTGTGTGACTTCCCCCTGAGGTCCCACCTGGAGCCCACCAACCACGCCATCATCCAGACTCTGATGAATTCCATGAACCCCAGCAACATGCCGCCCAGCTGCTGCGCCCCGTCCAAACTCAGCCCCATCAGCATTCTGTACATCGACTCAGGAAACAACGTGGTCTACAAGCAGTACGAGGACATGGTGGTTGAGTCCTGCGGCTGTAGGTAG